A single region of the Lotus japonicus ecotype B-129 chromosome 4, LjGifu_v1.2 genome encodes:
- the LOC130712607 gene encoding uncharacterized protein LOC130712607 codes for MGIQRRFSSVEHPQTNGQAESANKVILWGLKRQLFEAKGAWLDELPVVIWYYNTTQHSTTGETPFRMTYGADAILPMEIDNNSWRTSPQFEGENPSNMEVELDLLSETRHEARIREATMKLRAAAKYDMKVHPRAMQEGDLVLKKRTGNTGNKLNSIWEGPYKILKVLGRGAYHLESLDGRRVPRSWKRQA; via the coding sequence ATGGGTATCCAGAGAAGGTTCTCTTCAGTGGAGCACCCTCAGACCAATGGGCAAGCAGAATCAGCAAATAAGGTAATCTTGTGGGGTTTGAAGCGCCAACTATTTGAGGcaaagggagcttggttggacgAACTCCCGGTTGTAATCTGGTACTATAACACAACGCAGCATTCAACCACAGGGGAGACTCCTTTCAGGATGACCTACGGGGCGGACGCCATTCTACCCATGGAGATAGACAACAACTCTTGGAGGACATCGCCGCAGTTCGAGGGCGAGAATCCTTCTAACATGGAAGTGGAGCTAGACTTGTTATCTGAAACGCGACACGAGGCTCGTATCAGAGAAGCCACGATGAAGCTGCGAGCCGCAGCGAAATACGACATGAAGGTCCACCCGAGGGCGATGCAGGAGGGGGACTTGGTGCTTAAGAAACGAACCGGGAACACAGGGAACAAGTTGAACTCGATCTGGGAGGGCCCTTACAAGATTTTGAAGGTATTAGGAAGAGGGGCCTATCACCTCGAGAGCTTAGATGGGAGGCGAGTGCCGCGATCTTGGAAGCGACAAGCTTGA